The Paenibacillus pabuli DNA segment CTGTTGGCTTCTCTCATTCCCTATCCACAGTTCCCTGTATCCACAGGATAATCTAACGTTTGGTTTATCATTCCACGGATGGCTATCCACATATCCAGCCTGTCCACACGTTCATGCACAGGCTTCTCTATAATATGATTAAAAAATTGTCCACATATCCCGATATTCACACAGTTATGAACAACTGTGCCGGTCGGTCCCAATCAGCCTTTCGGATCACTTTCTTAGAAAATAATCCAGTACAGCAAGCCTGCCAGTACAGCCGTAATTGGAATGGTGATGAACCACGTAATAATGATACGTCCGGCCAAGCCCCATTTTACAGCAGAGAAACGCTTCGCGGAACCTACACCCAAAATAGCGGATGTAATGGCGTGCGTTGTACTCACTGGAAGATGCAGCAATGTTGCCGTGAATATAACGGAAGCCGCGGATAAATCGGCAGCAAAGCCGTTGATCGGTTCAATTTTGAAGATTTTGGTTCCCATCGTTTTGATGATTTTCCAACCACCGATGGAAGTCCCCAGTGCCATTGCCGTTGCCGCAGAGATTTTAACCCACAGCGGAACTTCAAGATGATCCTGCACACCTGCTGCTACGAGCGCAAATGTGATAATCCCCATGGCCTTTTGAGCATCATTCGTACCATGTGTGAACGCCTGCAGTGCAGCGGTGAAAATCTGTACCGTACGAAAACCCTTGTTCACGGTGTGCGGACTGCGTTTGGCAAAAATATATTTGAGAATGGTCATGACCACATACCCTATGGCAAATGCAATCAGCGGGGATAACAACAGCCCCTCGACGATCTCAATGAATCCGCCCCATTTGACTTTATCGGAACCTGCTCCCACGAATACGGCCCCGGCAAGTGCTCCGATCAATGCATGTGAGGAAGATGAAGGAATCCCAAACCACCAGGTCACGAGGTTCCAGATAATTGCGGCAATCAAGGTGACTATGACGACCTCTATCCCGTTATCCAGCTTCGTGGGGTCTGTAACGCTTCCTCCGATCGTCTTCGCTACTCCCGTAAACATCATCGCACCGACAAAGTTCATGACCGCTGCGAGAATGATCGCCCGGCGCGGGGTCAGTGCCCGAGTGGATACCGAAGTTGCAATGGCATTCGCAGTGTCGTGAAAACCGTTGATGAAGTCAAACGCCAGTGCAAGGAAGACGACTATACCTAATACCCAAATCGTTGTTTCCATTATTCTCTGGCTCCTTAAGAATTACGCATAATGATGGATTCCAGCATGTTAGCTACGTCTTCACAAGCATCTGTCGTTGTCTCAAGACGCTCATAAATTTCCTTGCGCTTGATCAATTCAATCGGATCAGACACGGTAGCGAAGAGATGCTTGATGCACATGCGCAATACTTCGTCGCCCTGGTTCTCCAGATCGTTCAGACGAATCGTATATTCGCGGATCGCCAGCAATTTTTTCTGGGACAGCAAATGGATCGCTTTTTGAATTTCGTAAGCCGATTGGCGCAAAATCTCAGCGAACTGCACGATGAATTCATCCGGATCAGTCAGTTGGTACATATAGAAACGGGAAGCTGTTGCTTCGAGCCCGTCCAATACGTCATCAAGTGTTGTTGTCAATTCCATGATGTCATCACGCTCGATTGGCGTAATAAATGTTTTGTTGAGCTCCATAATGATCGTATGCACATAGTCATCGCACTTGGACTCGTATTTTTTCATTTCATTGGTAAACAGAGTTACATCCTGAAGGTTGGAAACATGCTCTGAGAAATAGTCAGCTGCCTGTACGACAGTATCCGCCATATTCTCTAATGTTTCGAAAAATATATCCTTCTTCTTTATTCTCATCGTCCTATCCCCTTTACGAGAAATTGCTGATAACCGTGAAACATGAAATGACAACCTTTGATATCTTATCATATTTGTTTCATGGTTTGTACAAAAGCTGCGATCCTTTTTTATATTCTTATCACATTAATCTGAAATGAATCTTAATTATTTGGAATCGATGGAAAAATGATGCTAGGATTTTACACTGCGTTTACAAAACATAAACTGACAGGATTCGACTTTCGTTTTTGATCAGCATATTAATGAAGCAAGCGAAGGAATTTGATCTTAAATTAAATCTTAATTTTGAACTTGATTTTGGACTTCAATATGACTTGCGAAGTCAGGTTGGTTCGGAACGATACTGATAAAGGTTTGGCCTGGAACCAGGGCCGCTTCTGTCCCATTTTGCACAAAACGAATAATATCACCCGGTTTCTTCACCCACTGACCACGAACCATCTTGCCTTTTTGAAACAGCATCGCTTCCCCGCCCTGTTCCACATTGACGGACAATCGGCCAACGCTGTCGAGTACCTTGTGATCCGCACCCGCTACAATAATGTTCGCTGCTCCAATCTGCTCTCCATTATCCTGATCCTGATCGGGCTTCCCATTCACCAGTCTCATATATCGTCCGCTAACTTCATCATAATCATACGTCACCCGGTAACTATCCAATAAATAATGAATATCGAATTGAGCTGCAGGTTCTCCTGCGGAAGTGGAGCCTTCCTCATTATAGATGTAGACGGGGGATTCGGTATCGTGGCTGTACCCCTTGATGTCCGCTCCCTCTCTAAGCTTGTCCGCTGAAGTATACAGATTGTGCGGTGCCTTCCGATCCGAAGAACGCCAGAAGTACGGTCCGCTGTTCGAGATTTCATCCATGTGCTGCTTCTGCTGCTTTTGCAAAATGGAATACGCGTCAGGACTGCCGCCCGCATGTACTAGCACGCCATCGTAACTCTCGCCCAGTTCAATCAGATACGGACGAATGCTGCGTACAGGTCCCACGGTCTCTGCACCGCCCTGACTCTGGAAGATGGCAATGAACCGGGTAATTCCGCCCTCTGCAAGAACCTCAATAATAATATCTGCCGAACTCAGACCAGACTGGGGCCTGGCGGCAGGTGCATTGTTAATCATGACCGCGAGTGGTCTCTGGGTAACGGCCTCCTCCACCGGCAATCCAGTCAGCGGTGCGGTGAACAGCGGCGCTGCCGGTTCTTGTATCTCTTGCTGCTCTTCTACAGGCGCAGGTACAGATTCCGGCTCCGGCGGCTGCGCTGCCTCCTTATTCTGACAAGCTACCAGGCTTATGGCGAGAATCAGCAATGATGCAGCAGAGGCTGCCTTATTCCATTTTAATGACTTCAATCGTTGTACCTCCTGTACAATGGCCTAGGTCTAAGGTGTGATGATTTCTGGATGTGGATAACCATTTCACGTTTTTCTTTCCATTTAATCACACGCGCCACCATTTGTCTTCGATATAAAGGCGATTTTCTACCCCGGAGTCAAGGAATTGAAACGATGAATCGGAATTCATTTATGTCTTAAATGTGAACTCATCAAAGCTTACTTAAAATTTTAACTAGATTGTGATTTTTATCACAAACAAAATGACTTTTGAACTATACAATAAAGACATCAAAGGTGATCACTTAGAAAACCAAAACAAACAACACACACTAGATTCCATGAAGGAGTGGTTTATATGTTCAGCTTCAACCAATGGCTTAGAGAAAACAAAGTGGCAATGTGGATTTTGACAGTACTTCGGGTATACATCGGTTATGACTGGATGACTCACGGATGGGGCAAATTGACAGGCGGCTTCCAGGCTGGCGGTTTCCTCGCTGGGGCAGTAGAAAAAGCAACAGGCGAAAGCCCAACCGTTCAGGCTTGGTGGGGAACATTCCTTGAGAAATTCGCAGTACCGAATGCCGGATTGTTCGACTTCCTTATCCCTCTCGGCGAATTCTTGGTAGGTCTTGGTCTCATCCTTGGCTGCTTCACAACACTGGCTGCACTGATGGCCCTCGTGATGAACTTCGCGTTCCTCTTCTCGGGTACAGTGAGCACGAATGCACAACTGGTTCTGATGCAAATCTTCCTCGTCGTCGCTGGTGCCAATGCTGGTAAAATCGGTCTAGATCACTGGGTACTGCCTTACCTTCGCGGGTTGTTCAGCCGTGGCAAAGGGAATCACCCCAAAGATACAACAACGATAAATGCAGCTCAAAAAACAGCGTAACGTTCAGTATACCATAACAGCCCTGCTCCCCATCCCCCGGGGAACGGGGCTTTTTCATGCCTGACTTGCCCCTGCACGGAATCACGTATTATGATGAACATATAGATTATAACCAAAGGAGTCCCCCACATGCCCACTCAACGCCGTCTTGAGACTGAAGCCGATTTCCAGGAAGCCATGGATATGAAGTACAAAGTCCGGGTTTTTCAGGATAACCACCAGATTGATTCCGGTGGTATCATTATCCGTTTTGACAGCAAAACGATTGTTGTCCAGTCCAGTGTCAGTGAACTTGCCTATCATTCCCGTACAGATTGCGAGTTCTTCGAAATCCGGAAATAGATATATAGACTTACACCAAAAAAAAGGTTCCCTCCGCCAATATTACTGGGCGAAGGAACCTTTTTGTTTTTTTTATTATGCATAAGTGGTTCATGTCTGAATGTCATCATATAGAGAGGGCTGTATTGTACAGCTATCCCTCTTGTCTGCTCCAAGTTACACGCCGTCACCGAATTGCCAGCAGTTCAAACTGAGCGTTCCATATGGGTAAGACTGGAATAAACGCTTCGCCTTTCGGGACATGTCTGCTGTGCCCATGGCGTAGAACAGGGGTGCCAAATGCTCTGTTCCATATGAAGGAACTGCAGTCCGGGCATTCGGAGCTTTTTTGTCATATTGAAACAGCTCTCTTGTATTCCATTTCTGCAGCCGTTCTTCCATCCAATTATCGAACTCCACGGCCCAATCCTGCGGTTCATCTTCGTTGTCACCAAGTAATCGCAGATTATGAACGGTACCGCCACTGCCTATGATCAGCACATCGTCATGACGCAGCTGCTCAAGCATCCGGCCAATATCATACTGTTCCTGGGGTGAGCGCAGCGAATCTACAGAGACGACAACGACAGGGATATCTGCCTCCGGATACATATGCAGCAGCGGCACCCACACTCCGTGGTCCAGGCCTCTGCCCCGAACAGGCTGATGCGCCAGATTGCTGCGGGTAAAGAGGGCGCAGATCTCACTCGCGAGTTCAGATTGTCCTGGCGCCGGGTAATCAATTGTATACATATTAGAGGGAAATCCGTAGAAATCATGCAACGTCTGATGTGTATCGTCCATTGTCACGGAAGGCTCGGGACAATCCCAATGCGCCGTAAATACAACAATGGCTTTTGGAGCCGGCAGCCTGTCGCCAAGCTGGTTCAGGAATCGAGTGTAGTCATTGCTCTCTACCGCCAGAGCGGGAGAACCATGCGCAATGAAAAATGCGGGTAATGTCATTGCTGCCAACCTCCAGACACGATAGAATGGTCACGCTTCTATACTACTCCTCTATTCTACCGCGTAGAAGACGCTTTTCCAAGCTGACATCCCGAAACTGCCCAATCACACAGTTCTGGTTCTCCACTTCACTGTGTGTTTGATTGCTTCAGGCGTCCTCCAAGCCATCAAATCATCCAGTGCTGCCAATCCTGTTCGATCTTCTGACGTTCACCGAGCCATTCCCGGGTACGCGAGATCAGCTGTTCCCGCTCTTTGCCGGAAGAGAAGGTGTGATCACCCTGGAAAATAATCTCCTTGTCGCAGCGCCCTTCCTGACGCATCCAGAATACCTTCTGATACAGGAAAGCATAGTCTACGGGAATGATGTCATCCGACGTTCCGTGCACGACCAGAACATCGCCGTTAAACTTGACAGCTTCCTGGAAGGGCTGATGCTCAGCCAGTGATTCGAAGAAAGCCGGAGTGAACTTGTAAGCGAGGTAATCAGCCGAGCCCTGCTTCACGCCCAGATCGTACACCTCACGCCCCGTAATCTTCACGATGTCATTGAACGGATATCCCACGGCAGACCACATGACCAGATTCTTGACACGTTTATCACGGATGGCCGTGAGCAGAGCAACTGCTCCGCCCAGACTGTGACCAATCAATGTCACACGGGTTGGGTCCACATCGCTGCAGTTCACCGCGTAATCCAGCACGGAACGGGTCTGCGCAATCATGGAATCCAGCCCTTCAGCTCCATACTCACCGCTGCTCTCCCCGCAGCCGATGTAATCAAAGCGCAGTACCAGGTATCCATCCTCAGCCAGTTCACGTGCGGTCTTCACGAACAGGCGATCCACGCCAATCCGGCTGCCAACGAAACCGTGGCAAATGACTGCCAAAGGCACTCGCTGCTGGTGATTACCCTCCTTGATATCCCTAACCACGGGATAATGAATTGTAGCTGTTAGTTCTTCCTGCCCATGACGGATACTGATCTGACGCTCCATGCTAATTTCCCCTTTCCATTCTTGCCTTTGCTCGTTCATTGGTTAATTGTATATAAATCCGATATGTTTAATGTGTATTAAGATGTTAGTAGTATAATATCATCCTGGGAACCTCAAGTCAACGTGAGGAAACAACCTGTTCAAGAGGCTATTTTCCATTTATCAAACGAACGTTATAAAATCTTTAGAATTCGAACGTATCTTCAATGTATCGGCAAAAATATGCCCTGATTGAATGAAAAGAAATCGAATTCTTCTATGCATTCTGTTTTTACGAACATGGAAATTTTAGGTACAATAGAAACTCATATATCAAAAGGAAACGGAGACGGCAGTAAGGAGTAACAGCCTTGAACACGACTGCCAGGAAATCACCATGAACGAGACTATTTTAATTGTAGATGATGAAAAGGATATTGTGGCTCTGATTCATCAGACGCTCACGCAGGAAGGATATAACGTGTCCACTGCATCAAGTGGCACCGAGGCATTACAGCTTCTCGGTGATCCGCCGGATCTGATCCTGCTGGATATTATGATGCCCGGCATGAGCGGATTCGAGCTCTGCCGGCTGATTCGGGATGAGGTGAGCTGTCCCATCCTCTTTCTCAGTGCGAGACAGGCCGAAATGGACCGGATTCAAGGGTTATCCATCGGCGGAGATGATTATATGACGAAGCCGTTCAGTCTTGGGGAATTGAAAGCAAGAGTGGCTGCCCACTTGCGCCGTTCCCGTCGCGATGGCGTTCAGCCGCGCGTGAATGAGCCTGCGTTTTACAGATACGGATCCTTGCAAATGGACCTGAAGGGACGCACGGTAACGATCATGCAGCATGCCATTCCGCTCACGCTCAAGGAGTATGATCTGGTGGAACTGCTGGCCACGCACCCTGGGCAGGTTTTCTCCAAGGAACAGCTGTATGACCGCATATGGGGCCTCGAAGCAACAGGAGATACGACCACGATCACAGAACATGTCAAAAAAATAAGGGCCAAGCTGGCAGCAGCCGACCCGGATCATGCGTATATCTCGACGGTATGGGGTGTCGGGTACAAATGGGAGCCCGTGCGATGATTAAGGAACGCTGGCCGATCAAAAAACAATTAGTCTGGGCATTTGTACTCGTTATGGGGATCAGCATCGTATTGACACTTCTGACCTGGGCTGCGGGCATATCGTTCCTCTTCTCCAACCAATGGCTGCAGCCAGCCAATTTTTATGAGTCTCAAATTCCCGACATTCAGCACACTGTGCAGGAGCAGGCGAAGCATCAGATCCAGTGGACCGACACGGCCAATCAGGCCAAGCTGGAACAGCTGCTGCCACCGGAAGGCATCACCTATCAGATTGTGGATACCCACGGAAGCAGAAGATACGGAACGATTCAGGAACAGATCGTGGAGAATGAAACGGACCTGCTAAGCAGGCTGAACAGCAAGACGATCACAGATCGCACACTCGGATTCGGCGGACTGGTTACGCTCATCTCGCCTCTAAGCGGAGATCAAGGCATGTATTCCGGGGCTCTCATCCTCCAGTACAGGCTGGAAACCAGCCCCTCCCCTTCTATATCGCCCGTCTGGACGAATACGTTTCTCTTACTTATGCTGGCTTCTCCCTTTGTTTATATTGCGGCAGCGACCTGGTTTGTGGCAGGAAGAGTGGGCCGCAATGTAAATCGCCCGATTGAGGACCTCATTTTGGCTTCCAAACGCATCAAGGGGCAGGACCTGGACTTTACTCTGGATAACCACGCCCCCAATGAACTCGGGCTTCTCTCCGCCTCCTTCGAGGATATGCGCAAGGAACTGAAGAGCGCCTTAACCCGGGAATGGAAGCTTCAGCAGGAACGGAGTGAGCTGATGGGCGCGATCAGCCATGATTTCCGCACGCCGATGACGGTGATTCAGGGTCATGTGGAACTGCTTAAGGATTCACCCGCACATGTTGTACATACTACCGAAAGCATGAGCAGTCATCTGGACGTCATTGACCATAATGTGAAGCGAATAAATCGGCTCATTCAGGATATGACCGTAGCCGCAGGTACCGATTTTGATTATTTTCCGCTTCGCTGTGAACCGGTTGATCCTTCTTCCTTCTGGGAAATGAAGCAGCGGGAGATGGGTTTCCTGTGCTCCAGTCAACGTGTGCACTTGGCATTCAAACTTGTGGATCGACGAGCGGATAGCTCTCCACCTCTGCAACTGGATGTACAGCGGGTTGGTCAGGTGCTGGATAACCTGGTGGCTAACAGCTTGCGTTATGTACCCCCTCAAGGGGAAATCAGAATACATGTGGATATACAGGATGTTCAGATCATGCAGGTTACCGTCTGCGATACGGGTCCAGGCTTTACCGATGCGGATCTGCCGCATTTGTTTGACCAGTTCTATCACGGCCACCAGGGACAGACCGGGCTGGGCCTGTTCACAGCCAAACGCATCGTGGAGAAGCACGGCGGAACCATATGCGCCAGTAACCTGCCTGAAGGGGGGGCTTGCATCTCTTTTACGCTCCATACTGCAGGGTAATTACGGATTCAAGGTGCTATTCATAGCTCCGGCGGAACATCTCATGGGTCTCGACCTGACCTTCCCAGCGATGCTCACGGGCAAAATCGGAACTTTCCCAGAAGCTGCCCGTCTTGTCGGGCCCCTCGCCAAGTTCAACTGCGAATTCGGTATCGTCGACAGCTCCCTGTCCCATGGGAACCACTTCATCCTTTACACCGCGGGAGTTGCTGTTCAGCAGCAGCTTCCGTGTTAATTCATTGTTTTTATTGTTGGCTTGATTCATGTCTGCACACTCCCATTCGTGGTTTTTTTCGTTTGAAATGCTACTATTGTGTTGGAATCGGCCAGCCTTTATTCATTCTTCACACAATCGTTGGATATGGACTCAGCCTATGCATATTTCACAGGAAAAATGGGGAAATTAACCGATAATATGTACATGCAAAATGAACCTCGGATTCCTTCCGGCGAAAGGGATTGAATTCATGGAATTTCTAATCGATTGGATACATGCCCACGGCAAGCTGGTGTTGTTATGTACCTGTGTCATTCTGGCTTGCGTGTACTTGTGGATACATCACAAACAGCTCTTTTATAAGGAATGACTTTGCGAAACGAGAGCCCTTCCCGTATACTAAAATACCGTCAGGGTCTTCAGGAAACTGGTGATCTGTAACGTGTTCAGACAGGGGGAGCAATCATTGGGGATTTCCTATAAGAAGCTTAAAGAAATACAAAACCGGCAAATGACCGAGATGAGCCGGATGACGCCCGAAAATGTAAAATTGTTCGACCAGATTAGCGGCATTGCCCGCCGTACCAACGCAGATGAAAGAACCCAGGAAGAGTGGATTCTGTCCGAAGGAAAGGCTATTGTACAGGCTCAGCGGGATGGACAATCCGCGCGGGAATTATACGGAGCGGACCTGGAACAGGATATACACGCACGCCTTAGTGCAAATGCAGGAACAGGAAACTCAAGTTCCTCTACAGCATTCGTTGGTAAGAACCCATCCAACAAATCGAAAGCCGATAAACCGGGTAAGCCAGCTGTAACTTCTAAGGACGATGAGAATGTGAACGGAGAAGCTTCCGGTCCAGTCAATCGTACACCCAAGTGGTATGTGATGATTGCCTGGGCAGCCATTTCCTTTGTCATGCTCATTCAGGGCGCAGCCGGGCTATTTATCGGTTGGAGCGGTGGAGATACGGAACCCTTCAGCCATATCAGTCTGTTTTCGATTATCATTTCAGCCGTTGGCGGGATTGCACTGGTTGAGATGCTTCGCCGCCTGGCGGAACGTCCGGATGATCAGGGTAAGGATATGACGTCCAAGCCCCAGGTTAACCTGAAAGGCATTGCGATCTATATTGTCATTGTTGTTCTGGTCCTGTTCGTCGGTTATCCGCTGCGGGACAGTCTTCCGGTATTTTACTTAGCCCCGTGGGTTAGTCTTGTGATTGGTATCGTGGGGCTTGCTCTACTGAGACCGCTCTTCGGGCAGAAAAAGAAATAACCTAAAAAGGGGCCATGATGGCCCCTTTCTTCATTACTCATCTTTTCTTCACACCTATCCTCGAAAGTTCCCTTTCT contains these protein-coding regions:
- a CDS encoding DUF3048 domain-containing protein; the encoded protein is MKSLKWNKAASAASLLILAISLVACQNKEAAQPPEPESVPAPVEEQQEIQEPAAPLFTAPLTGLPVEEAVTQRPLAVMINNAPAARPQSGLSSADIIIEVLAEGGITRFIAIFQSQGGAETVGPVRSIRPYLIELGESYDGVLVHAGGSPDAYSILQKQQKQHMDEISNSGPYFWRSSDRKAPHNLYTSADKLREGADIKGYSHDTESPVYIYNEEGSTSAGEPAAQFDIHYLLDSYRVTYDYDEVSGRYMRLVNGKPDQDQDNGEQIGAANIIVAGADHKVLDSVGRLSVNVEQGGEAMLFQKGKMVRGQWVKKPGDIIRFVQNGTEAALVPGQTFISIVPNQPDFASHIEVQNQVQN
- a CDS encoding HAMP domain-containing sensor histidine kinase, translating into MIKERWPIKKQLVWAFVLVMGISIVLTLLTWAAGISFLFSNQWLQPANFYESQIPDIQHTVQEQAKHQIQWTDTANQAKLEQLLPPEGITYQIVDTHGSRRYGTIQEQIVENETDLLSRLNSKTITDRTLGFGGLVTLISPLSGDQGMYSGALILQYRLETSPSPSISPVWTNTFLLLMLASPFVYIAAATWFVAGRVGRNVNRPIEDLILASKRIKGQDLDFTLDNHAPNELGLLSASFEDMRKELKSALTREWKLQQERSELMGAISHDFRTPMTVIQGHVELLKDSPAHVVHTTESMSSHLDVIDHNVKRINRLIQDMTVAAGTDFDYFPLRCEPVDPSSFWEMKQREMGFLCSSQRVHLAFKLVDRRADSSPPLQLDVQRVGQVLDNLVANSLRYVPPQGEIRIHVDIQDVQIMQVTVCDTGPGFTDADLPHLFDQFYHGHQGQTGLGLFTAKRIVEKHGGTICASNLPEGGACISFTLHTAG
- a CDS encoding DUF1129 family protein; translation: MGISYKKLKEIQNRQMTEMSRMTPENVKLFDQISGIARRTNADERTQEEWILSEGKAIVQAQRDGQSARELYGADLEQDIHARLSANAGTGNSSSSTAFVGKNPSNKSKADKPGKPAVTSKDDENVNGEASGPVNRTPKWYVMIAWAAISFVMLIQGAAGLFIGWSGGDTEPFSHISLFSIIISAVGGIALVEMLRRLAERPDDQGKDMTSKPQVNLKGIAIYIVIVVLVLFVGYPLRDSLPVFYLAPWVSLVIGIVGLALLRPLFGQKKK
- a CDS encoding DUF47 domain-containing protein translates to MRIKKKDIFFETLENMADTVVQAADYFSEHVSNLQDVTLFTNEMKKYESKCDDYVHTIIMELNKTFITPIERDDIMELTTTLDDVLDGLEATASRFYMYQLTDPDEFIVQFAEILRQSAYEIQKAIHLLSQKKLLAIREYTIRLNDLENQGDEVLRMCIKHLFATVSDPIELIKRKEIYERLETTTDACEDVANMLESIIMRNS
- a CDS encoding inorganic phosphate transporter; this translates as METTIWVLGIVVFLALAFDFINGFHDTANAIATSVSTRALTPRRAIILAAVMNFVGAMMFTGVAKTIGGSVTDPTKLDNGIEVVIVTLIAAIIWNLVTWWFGIPSSSSHALIGALAGAVFVGAGSDKVKWGGFIEIVEGLLLSPLIAFAIGYVVMTILKYIFAKRSPHTVNKGFRTVQIFTAALQAFTHGTNDAQKAMGIITFALVAAGVQDHLEVPLWVKISAATAMALGTSIGGWKIIKTMGTKIFKIEPINGFAADLSAASVIFTATLLHLPVSTTHAITSAILGVGSAKRFSAVKWGLAGRIIITWFITIPITAVLAGLLYWIIF
- a CDS encoding response regulator transcription factor, whose product is MNETILIVDDEKDIVALIHQTLTQEGYNVSTASSGTEALQLLGDPPDLILLDIMMPGMSGFELCRLIRDEVSCPILFLSARQAEMDRIQGLSIGGDDYMTKPFSLGELKARVAAHLRRSRRDGVQPRVNEPAFYRYGSLQMDLKGRTVTIMQHAIPLTLKEYDLVELLATHPGQVFSKEQLYDRIWGLEATGDTTTITEHVKKIRAKLAAADPDHAYISTVWGVGYKWEPVR
- a CDS encoding DoxX family protein, with translation MFSFNQWLRENKVAMWILTVLRVYIGYDWMTHGWGKLTGGFQAGGFLAGAVEKATGESPTVQAWWGTFLEKFAVPNAGLFDFLIPLGEFLVGLGLILGCFTTLAALMALVMNFAFLFSGTVSTNAQLVLMQIFLVVAGANAGKIGLDHWVLPYLRGLFSRGKGNHPKDTTTINAAQKTA
- a CDS encoding alpha/beta hydrolase; this encodes MERQISIRHGQEELTATIHYPVVRDIKEGNHQQRVPLAVICHGFVGSRIGVDRLFVKTARELAEDGYLVLRFDYIGCGESSGEYGAEGLDSMIAQTRSVLDYAVNCSDVDPTRVTLIGHSLGGAVALLTAIRDKRVKNLVMWSAVGYPFNDIVKITGREVYDLGVKQGSADYLAYKFTPAFFESLAEHQPFQEAVKFNGDVLVVHGTSDDIIPVDYAFLYQKVFWMRQEGRCDKEIIFQGDHTFSSGKEREQLISRTREWLGERQKIEQDWQHWMI
- a CDS encoding DODA-type extradiol aromatic ring-opening family dioxygenase: MTLPAFFIAHGSPALAVESNDYTRFLNQLGDRLPAPKAIVVFTAHWDCPEPSVTMDDTHQTLHDFYGFPSNMYTIDYPAPGQSELASEICALFTRSNLAHQPVRGRGLDHGVWVPLLHMYPEADIPVVVVSVDSLRSPQEQYDIGRMLEQLRHDDVLIIGSGGTVHNLRLLGDNEDEPQDWAVEFDNWMEERLQKWNTRELFQYDKKAPNARTAVPSYGTEHLAPLFYAMGTADMSRKAKRLFQSYPYGTLSLNCWQFGDGV